From Pan troglodytes isolate AG18354 chromosome 9, NHGRI_mPanTro3-v2.0_pri, whole genome shotgun sequence, the proteins below share one genomic window:
- the LOC107967140 gene encoding putative uncharacterized protein SHANK2-AS3 codes for MPAPRTQPDLILVHPVLALSGRAPSILCSVPWDACELLATAMWWKTWILWGVFLISRTRPPAPMQIFILTLDPSEGEVCCKKRKPGQTGRNRVRMTTATCKPGGEASGETSPGTP; via the exons ATGCCGGCTCCCCGAACACAGCCCGACCTCATCCTGGTTCATCCAGTGCTGGCCCTGTCTGGACGAGCCCCAAGCATCCTCTGCTCGGTGCCCTGGGACGCCTGTGAACTCCTGGCCACGGCTATGTGGTGGAAGACATGGATTCTGTGGGGGGTTTTCCTTATCTCTAGGACTCGCCCACCTGCTCCCATGCAAATCTTCATTTTAACTCTGGATCCCAGTGAAG GAGAGGTGTGTTGTAAGAAGAGGAAACCTGGACAGACAGGAAGAAACCGAGTGAGGATGACGACAGCCACCTGCAAGCCAggaggagaggcctcaggagaaaccagcccCGGGACACCCTAA